A stretch of the Candidatus Hydrogenedentota bacterium genome encodes the following:
- a CDS encoding sigma 54-dependent Fis family transcriptional regulator produces the protein MDVKLASTAGKCRGACWGVGAGDVVVGRGADCDIVLLDPAVSRRHCRIVREGTDIWLEDLGSRNPALLNGAPVRRARLEPGDEISIGTNQFLVLGEGEGAGQGRVSGASRCDTVSWSESLPITLALDSARAGIQARPGTVDDLVFLFDVAREAGVCRDVKSLLALLRERLCQRFDPVDLWVALVHGRDTLNLVVGAEQTSPPLDLMHTCLREGHGMLAPGTMQRGKQKVRTFTLAAPLTVSEADIGAIVLRTELPHASSSYDEADLRLLVLLAQSLAPIICAIENQEQLRRDNERLRARSGESLELVGDSSAIRRVRLQIAQAAASNLNVIITGETGTGKELAARLVHVQSVQRAEPFVVVNCAAIPRDLFESEFFGYERGAFTGATHRFDGLLAQAHGGTLFLDEVADLSLENQARILRAVEDGAFRRVGGKEEIRVRVRIVAATNKDLRKALAAGQFREDLFHRLTGFEIRIPPLRERPSDIPDLVEHFFQLIKNQAKRPLSGYTPETLIYLQKRSWPGNVRELRNWMLRAVALATSEWIHPEMSIEEPSQTIKAAGATKPALSLAEVERRHITSVLQQCGGSIKETARILQVARSTLYARIAQYDIK, from the coding sequence ATGGATGTCAAATTGGCGAGCACGGCGGGGAAATGTCGCGGTGCATGCTGGGGCGTCGGCGCCGGTGACGTGGTTGTCGGCCGTGGCGCCGATTGTGACATCGTTTTGCTGGACCCCGCGGTCTCCCGCCGGCACTGCAGAATTGTGCGTGAGGGAACCGATATCTGGCTCGAGGACCTGGGCAGCCGGAATCCGGCGCTCTTGAATGGCGCGCCTGTGCGCCGCGCACGGCTCGAACCCGGCGATGAAATCTCCATCGGCACGAATCAGTTTCTGGTGCTCGGTGAGGGGGAGGGCGCCGGGCAGGGCCGCGTTTCGGGCGCTTCCCGATGCGATACGGTATCCTGGTCTGAATCGCTTCCCATCACCTTGGCGCTCGATTCCGCGCGCGCCGGAATCCAAGCCCGCCCCGGAACCGTGGATGACCTTGTTTTTCTCTTCGACGTCGCCCGGGAAGCCGGCGTGTGCAGAGACGTGAAGTCCTTGTTGGCCCTTCTGCGAGAGCGGCTTTGTCAGCGATTCGACCCAGTGGACCTGTGGGTGGCCCTCGTGCATGGGCGGGACACGCTGAACCTCGTGGTCGGGGCCGAACAGACTTCGCCGCCCCTTGACCTTATGCACACCTGCCTGAGAGAGGGGCACGGCATGCTCGCGCCCGGCACGATGCAACGGGGAAAACAGAAGGTTCGCACGTTCACGCTTGCCGCGCCGCTGACCGTGAGCGAAGCGGACATCGGCGCCATCGTACTGCGCACCGAATTGCCGCACGCCTCCTCCTCCTATGATGAGGCGGACCTGCGCCTGCTGGTGCTGCTGGCGCAATCGCTCGCGCCTATCATCTGTGCCATCGAGAACCAGGAACAGCTCCGGCGCGACAACGAACGGCTGCGTGCCCGTTCCGGCGAATCCCTCGAACTCGTTGGGGATAGCAGCGCCATCCGCCGTGTTCGCCTCCAGATCGCACAGGCCGCGGCTTCTAACTTGAATGTGATCATTACCGGCGAAACCGGTACCGGCAAGGAACTCGCGGCCCGGCTCGTCCACGTGCAGTCCGTGCAGCGCGCCGAGCCTTTCGTCGTCGTGAACTGCGCGGCCATTCCCCGGGACCTCTTCGAGAGCGAATTCTTTGGCTACGAACGCGGCGCTTTCACCGGCGCCACCCACCGGTTTGACGGCCTGCTCGCACAGGCGCACGGCGGAACGCTCTTCCTGGACGAAGTCGCGGACCTCAGCCTTGAAAACCAGGCGCGGATCCTGCGCGCCGTCGAGGACGGCGCCTTTCGCCGTGTGGGGGGCAAGGAAGAGATACGCGTACGCGTGCGCATTGTCGCCGCGACGAACAAGGACTTGCGGAAGGCCCTGGCTGCCGGGCAATTTCGAGAAGACCTCTTCCACCGGCTGACCGGTTTCGAGATCAGAATCCCCCCGCTGCGTGAGCGGCCGTCGGACATCCCTGATCTCGTCGAGCATTTCTTTCAACTTATCAAGAATCAGGCTAAACGGCCGCTGTCCGGCTATACGCCTGAAACGTTGATATACCTGCAGAAACGGTCCTGGCCGGGAAATGTCCGCGAACTCCGCAACTGGATGCTGCGCGCCGTTGCGCTCGCCACGAGCGAATGGATTCACCCGGAGATGTCAATTGAAGAGCCATCTCAGACCATCAAAGCCGCCGGAGCCACGAAACCGGCTTTAAGCCTGGCTGAAGTCGAAAGGCGGCACATTACAAGCGTGCTTCAACAGTGCGGAGGCAGCATCAAGGAGACCGCACGGATCCTGCAAGTGGCGCGCAGCACGCTCTACGCCCGCATCGCACAGTACGACATCAAATAG
- a CDS encoding response regulator: MSELRVLIVSDDPLLRHMTSAWFERSGFSVTAVSDSERAAEACERARFDAVIVDFEMVNMQSYETVLFLRAQAREQAIVVLMDSPEERFSALICGASKALVKPVPMIELEREVRRVIEESAARWASAGVSS; the protein is encoded by the coding sequence ATGAGTGAATTGCGTGTCTTGATAGTCTCCGATGACCCCCTGTTGCGCCACATGACTTCCGCGTGGTTCGAGCGCAGCGGTTTCTCCGTCACGGCGGTCTCCGATAGTGAGAGGGCGGCCGAGGCCTGCGAGCGCGCCCGCTTTGACGCCGTAATCGTGGATTTTGAAATGGTCAATATGCAGTCGTATGAGACGGTCCTGTTCCTGCGTGCCCAGGCTCGTGAACAGGCGATTGTCGTGCTGATGGACAGTCCTGAGGAGCGCTTTTCCGCGCTCATCTGCGGCGCGTCGAAGGCATTGGTCAAGCCGGTTCCCATGATCGAACTGGAGCGGGAGGTCCGGCGGGTAATCGAAGAGTCCGCTGCGCGTTGGGCCAGCGCAGGCGTGTCCAGTTGA